A region from the Desulfocurvibacter africanus subsp. africanus DSM 2603 genome encodes:
- the ribB gene encoding 3,4-dihydroxy-2-butanone-4-phosphate synthase encodes MNQTLQNRFGHSFEQVQQALDSLRHGRGVLVVDDEQRENEGDLIFSAQHLTEAQMAMLIRECSGIVCLCLPEEKVRALDLPPMVDRNSSRYGTAFTVTIEAAVGVTTGVSARDRLTTVRAAIADDAKPEDLNRPGHMFPLQARPGGVLEREGHTEATVDLMRLAGLKPYGVLCELTNPDGSMARLPEIRAFARLHDLPVLTVQALVQYRRRLEPGLQ; translated from the coding sequence ATGAATCAGACTCTGCAAAATCGTTTTGGCCACTCCTTCGAGCAGGTGCAACAGGCACTCGACTCCCTGCGTCACGGTCGGGGCGTGCTGGTCGTCGATGACGAGCAGCGCGAGAACGAAGGCGATCTGATCTTTTCAGCCCAGCATCTCACCGAGGCGCAGATGGCCATGCTCATCCGCGAATGCAGCGGCATCGTCTGCCTGTGTCTGCCGGAGGAGAAGGTGCGCGCCCTTGATCTGCCTCCCATGGTCGACCGTAATTCGAGCCGCTACGGCACGGCCTTCACCGTGACCATCGAGGCGGCCGTGGGCGTGACCACGGGCGTATCGGCCCGCGACCGCCTGACCACGGTGCGGGCGGCCATAGCCGATGACGCCAAGCCGGAAGACCTCAATCGACCGGGGCACATGTTCCCTTTGCAGGCGCGTCCGGGCGGCGTGCTTGAGCGGGAAGGGCATACCGAGGCCACGGTGGACCTCATGCGCCTGGCTGGGCTCAAGCCGTACGGCGTTCTGTGCGAACTGACCAATCCTGACGGAAGCATGGCCCGCCTGCCCGAGATCAGGGCTTTTGCCCGGCTGCATGACCTGCCGGTGCTGACGGTGCAGGCCCTGGTGCAATACCGGCGCAGGCTGGAGCCGGGGCTGCAGTAA
- a CDS encoding radical SAM protein gives MSEQSGSDFFYLGRQQPRVPERGGRLPVALAFPGPERFAMSGLGWQAVYRMLATRPDFAVERFFLEDSHGAGPVSADSDAPLSDFPCIALSLTFEEEFAAVLRALEAAGVPVHSVDRPDWPLVLAGGPLAWLNPTPIAPCVDLFWVGEAEAGLVEIMERMRHAALAGRPKQEFLREVAADPGVWVPGVSPTPVRRAIAGGGRRLDDPAYSCFISGKAEFADMLLLEVNRGCPYGCRFCAAGFIYRPPRHAELEDLKTIVQAANPPKVGLVGTALTDWPQLMDFLSWLKERGTKFSLSSIRADGVTPDFLKFLRHSGLRTITLALEAPSRRLRKAANKRLREEDFLNAVRLCSEYTVNHLKIYCIVGWPGETDEDYEELGRFLVDIQRAREEGKGKRSKGLELITLSLSQLVPKPWTPFQWAPMATEEHLDAVVARIKVMAKPLRGLKISADSPFGARLQGYLSRSGPEVFDFLLAAARLGGWRKALRETGADFSSVLDHERGEHEAFPWEVVDPGVGREHLWREWQRYKEERNTPPCPPEGCEHCKLCGVFSATP, from the coding sequence ATGAGTGAGCAATCCGGGAGCGATTTTTTCTACCTTGGCCGTCAGCAGCCGCGAGTTCCCGAACGAGGGGGGCGGCTGCCCGTGGCCCTGGCCTTTCCCGGCCCGGAGCGCTTCGCCATGTCCGGCCTGGGCTGGCAAGCCGTGTACCGCATGCTGGCCACGCGGCCGGATTTCGCCGTGGAGCGCTTCTTTCTGGAAGACAGCCACGGCGCGGGCCCGGTCTCGGCTGATTCGGACGCGCCGCTTTCCGATTTCCCGTGCATCGCCCTGAGCCTGACCTTCGAGGAGGAGTTCGCGGCGGTCTTGCGCGCCCTGGAGGCGGCAGGCGTGCCAGTCCATTCCGTGGACCGTCCGGACTGGCCGCTGGTGCTGGCGGGCGGCCCGCTCGCCTGGCTCAATCCCACGCCTATTGCGCCTTGCGTGGACCTGTTTTGGGTCGGAGAGGCCGAAGCGGGCTTGGTTGAGATCATGGAGCGCATGCGCCATGCGGCCCTGGCCGGCAGACCCAAGCAGGAGTTCCTGCGCGAGGTCGCGGCCGACCCGGGCGTATGGGTGCCGGGAGTCAGTCCCACTCCCGTGCGCCGGGCCATAGCCGGCGGCGGGCGTCGTTTGGACGATCCGGCTTACTCTTGTTTCATCAGCGGCAAGGCCGAGTTCGCGGACATGCTCCTGCTGGAGGTCAACCGCGGTTGCCCTTACGGCTGCCGCTTCTGCGCCGCGGGCTTCATCTACCGCCCGCCTCGTCACGCCGAACTGGAAGATCTCAAGACCATCGTGCAGGCGGCCAATCCTCCCAAGGTGGGTCTGGTCGGCACGGCGCTCACGGACTGGCCGCAACTCATGGACTTTCTGTCCTGGCTCAAGGAGCGCGGCACCAAGTTCTCCTTGTCCTCCATTCGCGCCGACGGCGTGACCCCGGATTTCCTCAAATTCCTGCGCCACAGCGGGTTGCGCACCATCACGCTGGCCCTGGAAGCACCGAGCCGCAGGCTGCGCAAGGCAGCCAACAAGCGGCTGCGCGAGGAGGATTTCCTGAATGCCGTACGCTTGTGCTCCGAGTATACGGTCAATCACCTGAAGATTTACTGTATAGTAGGCTGGCCCGGCGAGACGGACGAGGATTACGAGGAACTCGGGCGGTTTCTTGTAGATATCCAGCGCGCGCGGGAAGAGGGCAAGGGCAAGCGCAGCAAGGGGTTGGAGCTGATCACCCTGAGCCTTTCGCAGCTTGTGCCCAAGCCTTGGACCCCATTCCAGTGGGCGCCCATGGCCACGGAAGAGCACCTCGACGCAGTAGTTGCGCGGATCAAGGTCATGGCCAAGCCGCTGCGCGGGCTCAAGATTTCGGCGGATTCGCCCTTTGGCGCGCGACTGCAAGGCTATTTGTCGCGTAGCGGGCCCGAGGTTTTCGACTTTCTGCTGGCTGCCGCGCGCCTGGGCGGCTGGCGCAAGGCCCTGCGCGAGACGGGCGCGGACTTCTCATCCGTACTGGACCACGAGCGTGGTGAGCACGAGGCCTTCCCCTGGGAGGTCGTGGACCCCGGCGTGGGCCGCGAACACCTGTGGCGCGAGTGGCAGCGCTACAAGGAAGAGCGCAACACGCCGCCCTGTCCGCCCGAGGGCTGCGAGCACTGCAAGTTGTGCGGAGTCTTCTCGGCCACTCCTTAG
- the ftsA gene encoding cell division protein FtsA, which translates to MARSELLVGLDIGTTKICAVVGEPTPSGVDIVGVGTCPSNGLRKGVVVNIEQTVQSIKKAVEEAELMAGCEIRSCYAGIAGSHIKGFNSHGVIAVKGGEVAAKDVERVIDAAKAVAIPLDREVIHILPQEFIVDDQRGIADPLGMAGVRLEVKVHIVTGAVTSAQNIVRSCHRSGLDVADIALESLASAKAILTEEEREIGVALIDLGGGTSDLAIFSNDAIKHTAVLALGGSNLTNDIAFGLRTPMLAAEKIKVKYGSALAEMVRGDEIIEVPSVGGREPRKLSRQVLAEICEPRVEEILMLLDQELVRSGFKNSIAAGVVLTGGTSLIQGLQEMAEQIFNLPTRIGYPRNVGGLKDVVDSPMYATAVGLLLYGAEKEGAGQSFRIRDANVFNRILGRMRKWFTDIK; encoded by the coding sequence ATGGCCAGATCCGAGCTCTTAGTCGGCCTAGACATCGGGACCACCAAAATTTGCGCCGTGGTGGGGGAGCCGACACCGAGCGGCGTTGATATCGTGGGGGTGGGAACATGCCCGTCCAACGGCCTGCGCAAAGGCGTGGTGGTCAACATCGAGCAGACCGTCCAGTCCATCAAGAAGGCCGTGGAAGAGGCGGAGCTCATGGCCGGCTGCGAGATACGCTCCTGTTATGCGGGAATCGCCGGCAGTCATATCAAAGGCTTCAATAGCCACGGCGTCATCGCGGTGAAGGGCGGCGAGGTTGCGGCCAAGGACGTGGAGCGGGTCATCGACGCGGCAAAGGCCGTGGCCATCCCGCTGGACCGCGAGGTCATACACATCCTGCCCCAGGAATTTATCGTGGACGACCAGCGCGGTATCGCCGACCCCTTGGGCATGGCCGGCGTACGCCTGGAGGTCAAGGTGCACATCGTCACGGGCGCTGTCACCAGCGCCCAGAACATCGTGCGTTCCTGTCACCGCTCGGGCCTGGATGTGGCCGATATCGCGCTGGAGTCCCTGGCCTCGGCCAAGGCGATACTCACCGAGGAAGAGCGTGAGATCGGCGTTGCGCTCATCGACCTGGGCGGAGGCACCTCCGATCTGGCCATCTTCTCCAATGACGCCATCAAGCATACGGCGGTGCTTGCCTTGGGAGGATCCAACCTCACCAACGACATTGCCTTCGGCCTGCGCACGCCCATGCTCGCAGCCGAGAAGATCAAGGTTAAGTACGGCAGCGCCTTGGCGGAGATGGTGCGCGGCGACGAGATCATCGAGGTGCCCAGTGTGGGTGGCCGCGAGCCGCGCAAGCTTTCGCGCCAGGTTTTGGCCGAGATATGCGAGCCGCGCGTGGAGGAAATCCTGATGCTGCTCGACCAGGAACTCGTTCGCTCGGGCTTTAAAAATTCCATCGCCGCGGGCGTGGTGCTTACGGGAGGCACCTCGCTCATTCAGGGACTGCAGGAGATGGCCGAGCAGATCTTCAACCTGCCCACGCGCATCGGCTATCCGCGCAATGTGGGCGGCCTGAAGGATGTGGTGGATAGCCCCATGTACGCCACGGCAGTGGGCCTGCTGCTTTACGGAGCCGAAAAGGAAGGGGCTGGGCAAAGCTTTCGCATCAGGGACGCCAATGTGTTCAACCGCATCCTGGGCAGGATGCGCAAGTGGTTCACGGACATCAAGTAG
- a CDS encoding DUF3536 domain-containing protein: MEKYICIHGHFYQPPRENPWLEEVELQDSAYPYHDWNQRITAECYAPNTASRILDGERRVIDIVSNYSKISFNFGPTLLTWMERHAPDIHAAIIEADRLSRERFAGHGSALAQVYNHMIMPLANERDKQTQVEWGIRDFFHRFGRDPEGMWLPETAVDLKTLEILVDHGILFTILAPNQVAKIRRKGAEKYSDVSGGRVDPTTPYICHLPSGRNIVLFIYDGPISQQLAFGDMLESGENFAARLMGAFNDERDWPQLVHVATDGETYGHHHRSGDMALAYCLHHIQANKLARLTIYAEYLEKHPPQHEIEIFENSAWSCAHGVERWRSDCGCNTGMHQGWHQKWRKPLRDSLNHLRDSMTPLYESEAGKLFSDPWKARNEYIEVLLDRTPETMTAFVDRQAGRALSSEERIEALHLLEMQRHAMFMFTSCGWFFDEISGIETTQVMAYAARAIQLLKDTTHVDLEDRFKRGLAAAPSNMAEFENGAKVYELFVKPARLDLGRVGAHLAISSLFHEDLADIRVYCFRAETGDFEKRAAGNLRMAMGRTRAWSTITLNESSMAFTALHFGGHSVACGVCQELPRQDFEAMRADMNKALPLGDVPELVRLMEKHFDGSIYSLTHLFKDEQQAVINQILDTTMAEVRTDFARVLDQNFTTMNYLSEVHRPLPRALTSAAEAVLNDELHALFSSDTVDLGKLDRVVTNLKRWKIPLDKAGVGLVAEKHVTKTMERAAQEPHDTAALATLKNLLESLNRLQLDLNLWKAQNTYFTLYRTVCPAMSTRAAEGDPSAQRWLDTFTALAPLLSIKVA, encoded by the coding sequence ATGGAAAAATACATCTGCATCCATGGCCACTTTTATCAGCCTCCACGCGAGAATCCCTGGCTGGAAGAAGTGGAGTTGCAGGATTCGGCCTATCCCTATCATGACTGGAACCAGCGCATCACAGCTGAATGCTATGCGCCAAACACGGCCTCGCGCATCCTGGACGGCGAGCGGCGCGTCATCGACATCGTCAGCAACTACTCCAAGATCAGCTTCAATTTCGGCCCCACCCTGCTGACCTGGATGGAGCGCCACGCCCCCGACATCCACGCAGCCATCATCGAGGCCGACCGCCTGAGCCGCGAGCGGTTCGCGGGCCACGGCTCGGCCCTGGCCCAGGTCTACAACCATATGATCATGCCGCTGGCCAACGAGCGAGACAAGCAGACCCAGGTGGAATGGGGCATTCGTGATTTCTTCCACCGTTTTGGCCGCGATCCCGAGGGCATGTGGCTGCCGGAAACCGCCGTGGACCTGAAGACCCTGGAAATCCTCGTGGACCACGGCATCCTGTTCACCATCCTCGCGCCCAACCAGGTTGCCAAGATCCGCCGCAAGGGCGCGGAAAAATACAGCGACGTAAGCGGCGGCCGCGTGGACCCGACAACCCCTTACATCTGCCACTTGCCCTCGGGCCGCAACATCGTGCTGTTCATCTATGACGGGCCGATTTCCCAGCAACTTGCCTTCGGCGATATGCTCGAGAGCGGCGAAAACTTCGCCGCGAGGCTCATGGGCGCCTTCAACGACGAGCGCGACTGGCCGCAGCTCGTGCATGTGGCCACGGACGGCGAGACCTACGGCCACCACCACCGCTCGGGCGACATGGCCCTGGCCTATTGCCTGCACCACATCCAGGCCAACAAGCTGGCCAGGCTGACCATCTATGCCGAGTACCTTGAGAAGCATCCGCCCCAGCACGAAATCGAGATCTTCGAGAATTCGGCCTGGAGCTGCGCCCACGGCGTGGAGCGCTGGCGTTCGGACTGCGGCTGCAACACGGGCATGCACCAGGGCTGGCACCAGAAATGGCGCAAGCCCCTGCGTGATTCCCTCAACCACCTGCGCGACTCCATGACCCCGCTCTATGAGAGCGAGGCGGGCAAGCTGTTCAGCGACCCCTGGAAGGCGCGCAACGAATACATCGAAGTGCTGCTCGACCGCACGCCCGAGACCATGACCGCCTTCGTGGACCGCCAGGCCGGGCGTGCCCTCTCGAGCGAGGAACGCATCGAAGCCTTGCACCTGCTGGAGATGCAGCGCCACGCCATGTTCATGTTCACGAGCTGCGGCTGGTTCTTCGACGAGATTTCGGGCATCGAGACCACGCAGGTCATGGCCTATGCGGCACGCGCCATACAGCTCCTCAAGGACACGACCCACGTCGACCTGGAGGACCGCTTCAAGCGCGGCCTGGCCGCGGCGCCCAGCAACATGGCCGAGTTCGAAAACGGGGCGAAGGTATACGAGCTGTTCGTCAAACCGGCCCGCCTGGACCTGGGCCGGGTGGGCGCGCACCTGGCCATATCCTCCCTGTTCCATGAAGACCTGGCCGATATCCGCGTCTACTGCTTCCGCGCCGAGACCGGCGATTTCGAGAAACGGGCCGCCGGGAACCTGCGCATGGCCATGGGCCGGACCAGGGCCTGGTCGACCATCACGCTGAACGAAAGCTCCATGGCCTTTACCGCCTTGCACTTCGGCGGCCACAGCGTGGCCTGCGGCGTGTGCCAGGAGCTGCCCCGGCAGGACTTCGAGGCCATGCGCGCGGACATGAACAAAGCCCTGCCCCTGGGCGACGTGCCGGAACTCGTGCGGCTCATGGAAAAGCACTTCGACGGGAGCATCTACTCCCTGACCCATCTGTTCAAGGACGAACAGCAGGCGGTCATCAACCAGATCCTGGACACGACCATGGCCGAGGTGCGCACCGATTTCGCCCGCGTGCTGGACCAGAACTTCACCACCATGAACTACCTGTCCGAGGTACACCGGCCGCTGCCAAGGGCCCTGACCAGCGCGGCCGAGGCCGTGCTCAACGACGAATTGCACGCGCTGTTCTCCAGCGACACGGTGGATCTCGGCAAACTCGATCGCGTCGTCACCAACCTGAAGCGCTGGAAGATCCCCTTGGATAAAGCAGGGGTCGGGCTCGTCGCCGAGAAGCACGTCACAAAGACCATGGAGCGGGCCGCCCAGGAGCCGCACGACACCGCAGCGCTCGCGACTTTGAAGAACCTCCTGGAGTCCTTGAACCGCCTGCAACTGGACCTCAACCTGTGGAAGGCCCAGAACACCTACTTCACGCTGTACCGCACGGTCTGTCCGGCCATGAGCACGCGCGCCGCCGAGGGCGATCCTTCGGCACAGCGCTGGCTGGACACGTTTACGGCCCTGGCTCCGCTTTTAAGCATCAAGGTGGCCTGA
- the treY gene encoding malto-oligosyltrehalose synthase — translation MHEPVATYRLQLTPEFDFADVAKVLEYLARLGISDIYASPVFKAKPGSQHGYDVVDPAGINPELGDMQELESLTRKARGLGLSWIQDIVPNHMAYHKANSMLMDVLESGPNSSYYHSFDIDWHHAYEPLRGRVLTPFLGKMYGEALEAGEISLRYASSGFHVAYFDHEYPLAIETYADVLDPLLRRFGKSAGKDSHDYVKLLGLSYVLRTLPSIEEAAERRDQVRFVKELLAELHAGNAALRALLDEEIAKLNGEPGNPESFNRLDDLLKRQHFRLSFWKVATEEINYRRFFNINELISVCVEDQDVFTSTHGLIVDLVRRDIVQGLRVDHVDGLFDPEGYLKRLRRFADQAYIVVEKILQFGEELPESWPVAGSTGYDFMNMAGGVLCATGNKRRFERIYARFSNMKEDYQELAALKKRLIIGKEMGGDVDNLARLMKRVSGSLRYGSDITMFGLKWAIVEVLARFPVYRTYISPAGFTDLDGAYIREAIGRARKHLPTHRFELDFIEDFLLLRHYDKLPDEERRGWMEVAMRFQQLTGPLMAKGFEDTLLYNYNRLVSLNEVGGSPERFGVTLNEFHAFCRERAEKWPLTMNSLGSHDAKRGEDARARIMVLSELPSEFDARLKAWQRANRKAKTSWQGERYPAENDEYFLYQTLVGSYPLEPKAVESYLPRLKDYLLKAVREAKVHTTWIDPNEQYEQALLGFAEAILTPSDANRFLPDFLDFLRQVAFHGLFNTLTQTLLKITAPGVPDFYQGSELLDFAFVDPDNRRPVDYPARAYALEAIVSRTERDAESLAAELLDAMHDGRIKLFLVQRALAARKAHADLFRHGAYLPLKAKGEHGDRVIAFARHHDEHGWAIIAAPRFLTGVVQPGSLPLGDVWAGTELILPEGAPTAWREAITGRPMQTAGSLLLAEAWRAFPGALLLPV, via the coding sequence ATGCACGAACCCGTTGCCACCTACCGCCTGCAGCTCACTCCGGAGTTCGACTTCGCCGACGTGGCCAAGGTCCTGGAGTACCTGGCCAGGCTCGGGATAAGCGACATCTACGCCTCGCCCGTGTTCAAGGCCAAGCCCGGCAGCCAGCACGGCTACGATGTGGTGGACCCAGCCGGCATCAATCCCGAGCTGGGCGACATGCAGGAGCTGGAATCCCTGACACGCAAGGCGCGCGGCCTCGGACTCAGCTGGATCCAGGACATCGTGCCCAACCACATGGCCTACCATAAGGCCAACAGCATGCTCATGGACGTGCTGGAGAGCGGCCCCAATTCATCCTATTACCACAGCTTCGACATCGACTGGCACCACGCCTACGAGCCCCTGCGCGGCCGGGTTTTGACCCCGTTTCTGGGCAAGATGTACGGCGAAGCCCTGGAGGCGGGCGAGATATCCCTGCGCTACGCGAGCAGCGGCTTTCATGTTGCCTATTTTGACCACGAATATCCCCTGGCCATCGAGACCTACGCCGACGTGCTGGACCCGCTGCTGCGCCGCTTCGGCAAGAGTGCGGGCAAGGATTCCCACGACTACGTCAAGCTCCTGGGCTTGTCCTACGTGCTGCGCACCCTGCCTTCCATCGAGGAGGCGGCCGAACGGCGTGATCAGGTGCGCTTCGTCAAGGAGTTGCTGGCCGAGCTGCATGCCGGCAACGCAGCGCTGCGCGCACTGCTGGACGAGGAAATCGCCAAGCTGAACGGCGAGCCTGGCAACCCGGAAAGCTTCAATCGCCTGGACGATCTCCTGAAACGGCAACACTTCCGCTTGTCTTTCTGGAAGGTGGCCACCGAGGAGATCAATTACCGCCGCTTCTTCAACATCAACGAGCTCATCTCCGTGTGCGTGGAAGACCAGGACGTGTTCACCTCCACCCACGGGCTCATTGTGGACCTGGTCCGCCGAGACATTGTCCAGGGCCTGCGTGTGGACCACGTGGACGGGCTGTTCGATCCCGAAGGCTACCTCAAGCGTTTGCGGCGTTTCGCCGACCAGGCCTATATCGTGGTGGAAAAAATCCTCCAGTTCGGCGAGGAGCTGCCCGAATCCTGGCCCGTGGCCGGCAGCACTGGCTACGACTTCATGAACATGGCCGGCGGTGTGCTCTGCGCCACGGGAAACAAACGACGCTTCGAGCGCATATACGCCCGATTCTCCAACATGAAGGAGGATTACCAGGAGCTGGCCGCGCTCAAGAAACGGCTCATCATCGGCAAGGAGATGGGCGGCGACGTGGACAACCTGGCCCGACTCATGAAGCGCGTGAGCGGAAGCCTGCGCTACGGCAGCGACATCACCATGTTCGGCCTCAAGTGGGCCATTGTGGAGGTCCTGGCGCGCTTTCCGGTCTACCGCACCTACATCAGCCCAGCGGGATTCACGGATCTCGACGGCGCGTACATCCGTGAAGCCATAGGTCGGGCGCGCAAGCATCTGCCCACGCACCGCTTCGAGCTGGATTTCATCGAGGATTTCCTGCTCCTGCGCCATTACGACAAGCTGCCCGACGAGGAGCGCCGGGGCTGGATGGAAGTTGCCATGCGCTTCCAGCAACTCACGGGGCCGCTCATGGCCAAAGGCTTCGAGGACACACTGCTCTATAACTACAACCGCCTTGTCTCTCTCAACGAGGTCGGCGGAAGCCCCGAGCGCTTCGGCGTGACCTTGAACGAGTTCCACGCCTTCTGTCGCGAGCGGGCCGAAAAATGGCCCCTGACCATGAACTCCCTGGGCAGCCACGACGCCAAGCGCGGCGAGGACGCCCGTGCACGCATCATGGTCCTCTCGGAGCTTCCGAGCGAGTTCGATGCCCGACTCAAGGCCTGGCAACGCGCCAACCGCAAGGCCAAGACCTCCTGGCAGGGCGAGCGCTACCCGGCCGAGAATGACGAGTACTTCCTCTACCAGACGCTTGTGGGCAGTTATCCCTTGGAGCCCAAGGCGGTTGAGAGCTATCTTCCCCGGCTCAAGGACTACTTGCTCAAGGCCGTGCGCGAAGCCAAGGTCCACACGACCTGGATCGATCCCAACGAGCAGTATGAACAGGCCTTGCTAGGTTTTGCCGAAGCCATCCTGACCCCCTCGGACGCCAACCGCTTTCTGCCCGATTTCCTCGATTTCCTGCGCCAGGTGGCCTTCCATGGCCTGTTCAACACCCTGACCCAGACGCTGCTCAAGATCACCGCGCCGGGCGTGCCGGATTTCTATCAGGGGTCGGAGCTGCTGGATTTCGCCTTCGTGGACCCGGACAACCGCCGGCCTGTGGATTACCCGGCGCGGGCCTATGCCCTGGAGGCCATCGTCTCGCGAACCGAGCGCGATGCCGAGAGCTTGGCGGCCGAGCTGCTGGACGCCATGCACGACGGCCGGATCAAGCTTTTCCTCGTCCAGCGCGCCCTGGCCGCGCGAAAGGCCCACGCAGACCTGTTTCGCCATGGGGCCTATCTGCCGCTCAAGGCCAAGGGAGAGCATGGCGATCGGGTCATCGCCTTTGCCAGACACCATGATGAGCACGGTTGGGCCATCATAGCCGCGCCGCGATTCCTCACGGGCGTGGTCCAGCCTGGCAGCCTGCCCCTGGGCGATGTCTGGGCGGGAACGGAGCTGATCTTGCCCGAAGGAGCACCTACGGCCTGGCGCGAGGCCATCACTGGAAGGCCCATGCAGACCGCCGGCAGCCTGCTGTTGGCCGAAGCTTGGCGGGCTTTTCCAGGCGCGCTGCTCCTGCCGGTTTGA
- the ftsZ gene encoding cell division protein FtsZ: MEKLEIVCESTAQIKVIGAGGGGGNAINNMIESGLKGVSFVAANTDIQALNRSKAEFKLQLGDALTRGLGAGADPEKGRKAAEESINQIREVIDGADMVFVTAGMGGGTGTGAAPVIARAAREAGALTVAVVTKPFYFEGKRRLMAAEQGIRELRSEVDSLITIPNDRLLSIASKKASFLDMLKRADEVLYYAVKGISDLIMIHGLINLDFADVKAVMGQSGLAMMGTGIARGEGRAKEAAMKAITSPLLEDVSIDGARGVLINITCSPDMTIDEVSEAASTVQSAAHEDAQVFFGTVFDESATDEMRITVIATGIEKEMPTAPAQDKDKVTQLRQAPSLRPRKPRMASASGLSPEDLNIPTFVRVGYSGKDQPETHMARSKAASADEDFIFDEDESDKEFEIPAFIRKQAD; this comes from the coding sequence ATGGAAAAGCTTGAGATCGTCTGCGAGTCCACGGCGCAGATCAAAGTGATCGGCGCGGGAGGCGGTGGCGGCAACGCCATCAACAACATGATCGAGTCGGGGCTCAAGGGTGTGTCCTTTGTGGCCGCCAACACGGATATTCAGGCTCTGAATCGCTCCAAGGCCGAGTTCAAGTTGCAGCTCGGCGACGCCCTGACCAGGGGCCTGGGCGCGGGAGCCGATCCGGAGAAGGGCCGCAAGGCGGCCGAGGAATCCATCAACCAGATCCGCGAAGTCATCGACGGAGCGGATATGGTTTTCGTCACCGCGGGCATGGGTGGCGGCACGGGCACGGGCGCCGCTCCAGTCATCGCCAGAGCCGCTCGGGAGGCCGGGGCCCTTACCGTGGCCGTGGTCACCAAGCCTTTTTACTTTGAGGGCAAGCGCAGGCTGATGGCCGCCGAGCAAGGCATTCGCGAGCTGCGCAGCGAGGTGGATTCGCTTATCACGATCCCCAATGACCGCCTGCTGTCCATCGCCTCCAAGAAGGCCAGCTTCCTGGACATGCTCAAGCGCGCCGACGAGGTGCTGTACTATGCGGTCAAGGGCATCTCCGACCTGATCATGATCCATGGCCTTATCAACCTGGACTTCGCCGACGTGAAGGCCGTCATGGGCCAATCCGGTTTGGCCATGATGGGCACCGGCATCGCCCGCGGCGAGGGCCGGGCCAAGGAAGCGGCCATGAAGGCCATCACCAGCCCGCTGCTGGAGGATGTGTCCATCGATGGCGCCAGGGGCGTGCTCATCAACATCACCTGCAGCCCGGATATGACCATCGACGAAGTCAGCGAAGCGGCCAGCACGGTCCAGAGCGCGGCTCACGAGGATGCGCAGGTCTTCTTCGGCACGGTCTTCGATGAAAGCGCTACCGACGAGATGCGCATCACGGTCATCGCCACGGGCATCGAGAAAGAGATGCCGACGGCGCCCGCACAGGACAAGGACAAGGTCACCCAGTTGCGCCAGGCCCCAAGCCTGCGCCCGCGCAAGCCGCGCATGGCTTCCGCCTCCGGCTTGTCGCCGGAGGACCTGAACATCCCGACCTTCGTGCGCGTGGGGTACTCCGGCAAGGATCAGCCCGAAACGCACATGGCCAGGAGCAAGGCCGCCAGCGCGGATGAGGATTTCATCTTCGATGAAGACGAGTCCGACAAGGAGTTCGAGATCCCGGCCTTCATTCGCAAGCAGGCCGACTAG
- a CDS encoding cell division protein FtsQ/DivIB — translation MSALLLPRQRRRRLLGDLFRDARPGDVLRWSRIQLGRVIVGSLLVASMAGVGLLLLIAYRAVTSHPYFTLRSVAIEGSQRLSVSDVVALTSVSLGQNVLALNISDMESRLAANPWVKQVSIRRELPDALRIILRERQAAFWVRQGKTLYYAGSDGRPIEELVSERFASLPVLEVRPGAERFYDQLQSLVERAQHNEFFFGMQQVAMITADPERGLLVRLDAEGLTLATELDDWRQGLARMALVWADLGKRGERDRVTGMRSRGDKVWVTMPGLGL, via the coding sequence ATGAGCGCTCTCCTGCTGCCCAGGCAACGCCGGCGCAGGCTGCTCGGCGATTTGTTCCGCGATGCGCGCCCGGGTGACGTGTTGCGCTGGAGCAGAATACAGCTCGGCCGCGTGATCGTGGGTTCGCTGCTCGTGGCATCCATGGCTGGCGTAGGCCTTTTACTGCTCATTGCTTACCGGGCCGTAACCAGCCATCCGTACTTCACGCTGCGCAGCGTGGCGATCGAAGGCAGTCAGAGGCTCAGCGTATCCGACGTGGTGGCCCTCACGAGTGTGAGCCTGGGTCAGAATGTATTGGCCCTGAACATAAGCGATATGGAGTCGCGCTTGGCGGCGAACCCGTGGGTCAAGCAGGTTTCCATCCGCCGCGAGTTGCCGGACGCCCTGCGCATTATTCTGCGCGAGCGGCAGGCCGCCTTCTGGGTCCGGCAGGGCAAAACATTGTATTACGCCGGTTCGGACGGCCGTCCCATTGAGGAATTGGTTTCCGAGCGCTTCGCTTCCTTGCCTGTGCTGGAAGTGCGGCCCGGCGCGGAACGGTTTTATGACCAGTTGCAGTCCTTGGTGGAGAGGGCACAGCATAACGAGTTTTTTTTCGGCATGCAGCAGGTGGCCATGATTACGGCCGATCCGGAGCGTGGGCTTCTGGTGCGGCTGGATGCCGAGGGCTTGACGCTGGCCACCGAGCTCGACGACTGGCGGCAGGGCCTTGCGCGCATGGCCCTTGTCTGGGCCGACCTGGGCAAGCGGGGCGAGCGTGACCGGGTCACGGGCATGCGCTCTCGGGGCGACAAGGTCTGGGTGACCATGCCCGGCCTTGGACTGTGA